From a single Gemmatimonadota bacterium genomic region:
- a CDS encoding 6-carboxytetrahydropterin synthase, which translates to MRIRLTRAVAFRAFHQLADRTLSPQENRTRFGWTSEPHAHHYRCEVSVAGPVDHRLPFVIDLPLLDRILADEVTARFDGRHLHRDVAPFTEILPTCEGLARDVFERIARRLPPGTTLDRVMIAEDADLSAECLGDV; encoded by the coding sequence ATGCGGATCCGTCTGACTCGGGCCGTGGCCTTCCGGGCCTTTCACCAGTTGGCCGACCGGACGCTCTCCCCACAGGAGAATCGAACCCGGTTCGGGTGGACCAGCGAGCCGCACGCCCATCACTACCGCTGTGAAGTGTCGGTGGCGGGGCCGGTTGACCACCGACTCCCGTTCGTGATCGACCTGCCGTTGCTCGACCGGATCCTCGCAGACGAAGTGACGGCGCGGTTCGACGGCCGCCACCTTCACCGGGACGTCGCCCCGTTTACCGAGATCCTCCCGACATGCGAGGGCCTGGCCCGCGACGTGTTCGAGCGGATTGCCCGGCGACTCCCCCCGGGCACAACGCTCGACCGGGTGATGATCGCCGAGGACGCCGACCTCAGCGCCGAATGCCTTGGAGATGTCTGA
- a CDS encoding molybdenum cofactor guanylyltransferase, whose translation MSEPKGAILAGGQALRFGGKPKGLEEIGGVRMLDRLVAAMTEAFGTLPFLIANAPDASDWHPGLRVRPDRIAGAGTLGGIHAAILAAEGPVVCVAWDMPFVPAGLLRLIGSRLTGFDAVLPASPGPRGMEPLCAGYGPGCTGPIEAAIARQDLRAVGFHPDIRLDLLDPAATRPFGDPARLFFNVNTPEDLARANQAGPA comes from the coding sequence ATGTCTGAGCCGAAGGGGGCCATCCTGGCGGGCGGTCAGGCCCTTCGGTTCGGGGGCAAGCCCAAAGGCCTGGAGGAAATAGGCGGGGTGCGGATGCTCGACCGATTGGTAGCGGCCATGACCGAGGCCTTTGGGACGCTGCCATTCCTGATCGCCAACGCCCCGGACGCCTCGGATTGGCACCCCGGCCTCCGGGTCCGGCCGGACCGGATTGCCGGGGCCGGAACGTTAGGCGGCATCCATGCCGCCATCCTGGCCGCCGAGGGCCCGGTGGTCTGTGTGGCGTGGGACATGCCCTTTGTGCCGGCCGGGCTCCTCCGTCTCATCGGTTCGCGGTTGACCGGTTTCGATGCCGTCCTCCCCGCCAGTCCCGGACCGCGAGGCATGGAGCCGCTCTGTGCCGGCTATGGTCCGGGGTGCACCGGTCCGATCGAGGCGGCCATCGCCCGACAGGACCTCCGGGCGGTCGGATTCCATCCCGACATTCGCCTCGACCTCCTTGACCCGGCCGCGACCCGGCCGTTCGGCGATCCCGCCCGGCTCTTTTTCAACGTCAATACTCCGGAGGATCTGGCCCGGGCCAACCAGGCCGGACCGGCTTAG
- a CDS encoding molybdopterin molybdenumtransferase MoeA, whose product MCRYPKSAARFSASPTRCGPNSWRPSSRTAPSRSSRLVLTSLTAREAAERIQAAVPVGPPLRVPLASALGSVLAESVISPIDVPFWANSAMDGYAVRADEVRGASAAAPVRLRVIEQIPAGTFPTRTIGAGQAARIFTGAPLPDGADSVIRQEDTDLGTDLVTIVRDRDCGVNVRRAGEDLRAGALVFEAGTALGPAHLGVLASLAMAHPVVYRRPRVAILGSGDEIVDVDQPDLILSGRKVASSNNHTMTAMVRLAGGEPVSLGNAADRPEAIRRLLESALDCDLIVTTAGISVGEHDHLRGVLQSMGAEIDFWKLRMRPGAPVGFGMVSSVPWIGLPGNPVSAMVTFELFARPAIRRMMGEPLPFRRAVSVAPAEPIRLGPALQHFLRARVTGDGAEAIASLTGPQGSGILKSMAIANALLIVPEGVQQVGVGSRLDAIRLDDPTHLAAPPF is encoded by the coding sequence ATGTGCCGGTACCCCAAGTCAGCTGCCCGGTTCTCCGCTTCACCGACACGATGTGGCCCCAACTCTTGGCGTCCATCGTCTAGGACCGCGCCAAGCCGCTCGAGTAGGCTGGTGCTCACCAGTCTGACCGCCCGAGAGGCTGCCGAACGCATCCAGGCAGCTGTTCCAGTCGGACCGCCGCTCCGGGTTCCCCTCGCATCAGCGTTAGGCAGTGTCCTCGCGGAATCGGTCATCAGCCCGATCGACGTGCCGTTTTGGGCCAACTCCGCCATGGACGGGTATGCCGTTCGGGCCGACGAGGTCCGCGGCGCCAGCGCGGCCGCGCCGGTTCGCCTGCGGGTCATCGAGCAGATCCCGGCGGGCACCTTTCCTACCCGGACGATCGGTGCCGGCCAGGCGGCCCGGATCTTCACCGGCGCCCCGCTTCCCGACGGCGCCGATTCGGTGATCCGGCAGGAGGACACCGACCTCGGCACCGACCTCGTCACGATCGTCAGGGATCGCGACTGCGGCGTCAACGTCCGCCGGGCGGGCGAAGACCTCAGGGCCGGCGCCTTGGTATTCGAGGCCGGCACCGCCCTCGGTCCGGCTCACCTCGGGGTCTTGGCGTCGCTCGCGATGGCGCACCCTGTGGTCTACCGCCGGCCCCGCGTCGCGATCCTCGGCAGTGGCGACGAGATCGTCGACGTCGACCAGCCCGATCTGATCTTGAGCGGCCGGAAGGTCGCCAGCTCGAACAACCACACCATGACGGCCATGGTCCGGTTGGCCGGCGGCGAACCGGTCTCCCTCGGCAATGCGGCCGACCGCCCCGAGGCCATCCGGCGGCTGCTGGAGTCGGCCCTCGATTGTGACCTCATCGTCACTACCGCCGGCATCAGTGTCGGCGAACACGATCACCTCCGCGGTGTCCTTCAATCAATGGGCGCCGAGATCGATTTCTGGAAACTTCGGATGCGGCCGGGCGCTCCGGTGGGCTTCGGGATGGTGAGCTCGGTTCCGTGGATCGGGTTACCCGGGAACCCGGTGAGCGCGATGGTGACCTTCGAGCTGTTTGCCCGGCCGGCCATTCGGCGGATGATGGGCGAACCACTGCCATTCCGTCGCGCCGTTTCCGTCGCCCCCGCCGAGCCGATCCGGCTAGGTCCGGCACTCCAGCACTTTCTTCGGGCCCGCGTCACCGGCGACGGGGCCGAGGCCATCGCGTCGCTGACGGGGCCGCAGGGTTCGGGCATCCTCAAATCAATGGCCATCGCCAACGCGTTACTGATCGTTCCGGAGGGAGTCCAGCAGGTCGGGGTCGGCTCTCGCTTGGACGCTATTCGGCTCGACGATCCGACCCACCTCGCCGCTCCACCGTTCTAG